The following coding sequences lie in one Mycobacterium sp. Z3061 genomic window:
- a CDS encoding tautomerase family protein codes for MPLLYIDLIEGRTPSEVRSLLDAVHDAVVEAFGVPPRDRYQVVRTHPAHEIIALDTGLGIDRSPSLVIVQMVSRRRPPELKQKFYDLLASNLALRCGLDPADLIVSVTENQDEDWSFGNGRAQFVTGELATEAAR; via the coding sequence ATGCCACTGCTGTACATCGACCTCATCGAGGGCCGCACACCGTCGGAGGTGCGCTCGCTGCTCGATGCCGTACACGACGCGGTCGTCGAAGCGTTCGGGGTGCCCCCACGCGACCGCTATCAGGTGGTGCGCACCCATCCGGCGCACGAAATCATCGCGCTGGATACGGGCCTCGGCATCGACCGCAGCCCGTCGCTGGTAATCGTGCAGATGGTGAGCCGGCGCCGCCCACCGGAACTCAAGCAGAAGTTCTACGACCTACTGGCGTCGAACCTCGCCTTGCGATGCGGACTGGACCCAGCCGACCTGATCGTCTCGGTCACCGAAAACCAGGACGAGGACTGGTCTTTCGGCAACGGCCGGGCGCAGTTCGTCACCGGGGAACTCGCAACGGAGGCAGCGCGGTGA
- a CDS encoding LysR family transcriptional regulator, with translation MTDASRGRVELRHLRAFEAVARLQSFTNAAAELSITQPALSRTVAQLEDALGVPLIDRSSRHVAATVAGQTFLEHAERVLAELDRGFDAVRRQASIRLGFSWLLPDPWAQQTVARFESDTGTTVQLVRTDDALAAVQQGKVEVAVVRGEVTATAMQVVHLFDESRVAVCAVGCRLARRSELDWAEIPRLPLVVNTTSGTTGPWSWPAGEGPETVIETTNFDEWIESVAADRGVGVIPDVAVRRNIHPGVRFIPLRGAPPSSVSLAFLPRARNATLRRFVEAAVVSAGR, from the coding sequence ATGACGGATGCGTCGCGCGGCCGAGTGGAGCTGCGCCACTTGCGGGCGTTCGAGGCAGTGGCGCGACTGCAGTCGTTCACCAACGCGGCGGCCGAACTGAGCATCACCCAGCCCGCATTGAGCCGAACGGTTGCGCAGCTGGAGGACGCGCTGGGAGTCCCCTTGATCGACCGGAGTTCGCGGCACGTCGCGGCGACCGTGGCCGGACAGACGTTCTTGGAGCATGCCGAGCGAGTCCTCGCCGAGTTGGACCGTGGCTTCGACGCGGTGCGGCGACAAGCGAGCATCCGGTTGGGTTTCAGTTGGCTGCTGCCCGATCCCTGGGCGCAGCAGACGGTAGCCCGGTTCGAGAGCGACACCGGCACCACGGTGCAACTGGTCCGCACCGACGATGCGCTGGCCGCGGTGCAGCAGGGCAAGGTGGAGGTCGCTGTGGTGCGCGGTGAGGTCACGGCGACCGCCATGCAGGTGGTGCACCTGTTCGACGAGTCGCGGGTGGCGGTGTGCGCGGTCGGCTGTCGGCTGGCGCGGCGATCGGAGTTGGACTGGGCGGAGATCCCTCGATTGCCACTCGTCGTCAACACCACCAGCGGCACCACCGGGCCGTGGTCCTGGCCGGCCGGCGAAGGCCCCGAAACGGTAATAGAGACAACGAACTTCGATGAATGGATCGAGTCGGTCGCTGCCGACCGTGGTGTCGGCGTCATTCCCGACGTCGCGGTACGGCGCAACATCCACCCGGGTGTGAGGTTCATTCCGCTGCGAGGGGCGCCGCCCAGCTCTGTCTCGTTGGCGTTCCTGCCGCGCGCTCGCAACGCGACGTTGCGTCGTTTCGTGGAAGCGGCCGTCGTCAGCGCCGGCCGGTGA
- a CDS encoding TetR/AcrR family transcriptional regulator translates to MNGHEVRRRSTHEALRLAALKSFAREGFANVTVTELAREAGVTERTFFRHFPTKEAVLFQDYETQLEWLAEALAGRPASESLFDAVLASVATFPHDLEVVRQAATARTELISAERIAGHLRVVQASFAAVLTDFVRVRHAEVPDIDLVAEVAGSTLAAALVVAVENWGRNGCSGDLGELVAKSLDLVRSGLAPLA, encoded by the coding sequence ATGAACGGTCATGAGGTCCGTCGCCGGTCGACGCACGAGGCGCTGCGACTGGCGGCGCTGAAAAGCTTTGCCCGCGAGGGATTCGCGAACGTCACGGTGACGGAGTTGGCCCGCGAGGCCGGGGTCACCGAACGAACCTTCTTCCGGCACTTCCCGACCAAAGAGGCGGTGCTGTTCCAGGACTACGAGACGCAGCTGGAATGGCTGGCCGAGGCGCTGGCCGGGCGGCCGGCTTCGGAGTCGCTGTTCGACGCGGTGCTGGCCAGCGTCGCCACCTTCCCGCATGATCTCGAAGTGGTGCGCCAGGCGGCGACCGCCCGTACCGAGTTGATCAGTGCCGAACGCATCGCCGGCCACCTGCGGGTGGTGCAAGCCTCATTCGCTGCCGTGCTGACCGATTTCGTCCGCGTCCGGCATGCCGAAGTGCCCGACATCGACCTGGTCGCCGAAGTGGCCGGCTCGACGTTGGCCGCGGCTCTGGTTGTGGCCGTGGAGAATTGGGGACGCAATGGCTGCTCCGGCGATCTCGGCGAGTTGGTGGCCAAGAGCCTGGATCTGGTTCGCTCCGGGCTGGCGCCGCTGGCCTGA
- a CDS encoding NAD(P)/FAD-dependent oxidoreductase, which produces MTDYDAIVVGAGHNGLTAAAILQRAGLRTVCLEANTYAGGMAATVELIDGFRYEIAGSVQFPTASQITKDLGLDTLPTVEPEVMSTNIGENGEEPMVFYRDPMQLMTHLGEKHGFEAVTGMAELIGWSQGPAKALGRFDVRKPPKTLDEMYACAANQAERRAIHEMLFGSAMDVIDRYLPDKDKHAVMRGMLAFLAVNSTYRGPYTPGSATCLAFALAVPDNSTSMMTKLKGGIGALTEHLRELFVSHGGEIRFRSKVEQILVDHARVTGVRLRDGSTITAPIVVSNLAPDLTLTGLIDPEHVPAELISRVSDRDHRASFIQMHFALDGLPEFAPPYELLNDEGMQMSVGIFGSPEEQQRHWENCRRGVVPDNPSMGLQIPSVHDPGLAPPGKHAASAYAYAFPVEVARDQHGHLKNEMAQRVIDKISRFAPNFKDIVIRHITFAPYHMNTMFAAPAGDFCHGLLHPDLMGPNRPGPKGFLDFPIPITGLYLGGAGCHGGPGITFTPGYNAAHQALEDAS; this is translated from the coding sequence ATGACGGATTACGACGCGATCGTGGTGGGAGCGGGGCACAACGGACTTACCGCCGCGGCCATCCTGCAGCGGGCGGGTCTGCGCACGGTGTGCCTGGAAGCCAACACCTACGCCGGAGGCATGGCGGCCACCGTCGAGTTGATCGACGGCTTCCGATACGAGATCGCCGGATCGGTCCAGTTCCCGACCGCGAGCCAGATCACCAAAGATCTCGGCCTGGACACGCTACCCACGGTGGAACCAGAAGTGATGTCCACCAACATCGGCGAAAACGGTGAGGAGCCGATGGTCTTCTACCGCGACCCGATGCAGCTGATGACCCACCTGGGGGAGAAGCACGGTTTCGAGGCGGTCACCGGCATGGCCGAGCTGATCGGCTGGAGTCAGGGGCCGGCAAAAGCGCTGGGCCGCTTCGATGTCCGTAAACCGCCGAAGACCCTCGACGAGATGTACGCCTGCGCGGCCAACCAGGCCGAACGACGGGCGATCCACGAGATGCTGTTCGGATCGGCGATGGACGTCATCGACCGCTATCTGCCCGACAAGGACAAGCACGCCGTGATGCGCGGCATGCTGGCCTTCCTGGCGGTGAACTCCACCTACCGGGGCCCGTATACGCCGGGCAGCGCGACCTGCCTGGCCTTCGCCCTGGCGGTGCCCGACAACAGCACCTCGATGATGACCAAGCTCAAGGGCGGCATCGGCGCGCTCACCGAACATCTACGCGAGCTCTTCGTCTCGCACGGCGGTGAGATCCGGTTCCGGTCCAAGGTCGAGCAGATACTCGTCGATCACGCCAGGGTGACCGGGGTTCGGCTGCGCGACGGCTCGACGATCACCGCCCCGATCGTGGTCTCAAACCTGGCGCCCGACCTCACCCTGACCGGGCTGATCGATCCCGAACACGTTCCCGCCGAACTCATTTCGCGCGTATCCGACCGCGACCACCGCGCCTCCTTCATTCAGATGCACTTCGCCCTCGACGGACTGCCCGAGTTCGCGCCACCTTATGAGTTGTTGAACGATGAGGGCATGCAGATGTCGGTCGGCATCTTCGGCTCACCCGAGGAGCAGCAGCGGCACTGGGAGAACTGCCGCCGCGGCGTCGTCCCGGACAACCCGTCGATGGGCCTGCAGATCCCGTCGGTGCACGACCCGGGCCTCGCACCGCCCGGCAAGCATGCCGCCAGCGCCTACGCCTACGCGTTCCCCGTGGAGGTTGCCCGCGACCAGCACGGACACCTCAAAAATGAGATGGCGCAACGGGTTATCGACAAGATCAGCCGGTTCGCCCCGAACTTCAAGGACATCGTGATCCGCCACATCACGTTCGCGCCCTATCACATGAACACCATGTTCGCGGCCCCCGCCGGCGACTTCTGCCACGGCCTGCTGCACCCAGACCTGATGGGGCCCAACCGCCCCGGGCCCAAGGGCTTCCTGGATTTCCCGATACCGATCACCGGTCTCTATCTCGGCGGTGCCGGCTGCCATGGCGGGCCTGGCATCACCTTCACGCCTGGGTACAACGCCGCCCACCAGGCTCTCGAAGACGCGAGTTAA
- a CDS encoding SRPBCC family protein, with product MAVTESREVVIEATPDEIMDVLFDIETLPDWSSVHQKVEVLERDDQGHPLKSRQVVKLVGFTEEQELAYTVHDDGVGWSLVKAKQQKAQNGRYTLTPDGDSTRVRFDLTVELSMPVPGFFVRQGTKVLMDMATKGLRKRVLKVKKGG from the coding sequence ATGGCTGTCACCGAGTCCCGTGAGGTCGTCATCGAGGCGACGCCCGACGAGATCATGGATGTGTTGTTCGACATCGAGACTCTGCCGGACTGGTCGTCGGTGCACCAAAAGGTCGAGGTTCTCGAACGAGATGACCAGGGTCACCCGCTCAAGTCGCGCCAGGTCGTCAAACTCGTCGGTTTCACCGAGGAGCAGGAGCTGGCCTACACCGTGCACGACGACGGGGTGGGCTGGAGCCTGGTCAAGGCCAAACAGCAGAAGGCGCAGAACGGCCGCTACACCCTGACCCCCGACGGCGACTCCACCCGCGTGCGCTTCGACCTGACCGTCGAACTGAGCATGCCGGTGCCCGGATTCTTTGTCAGACAGGGCACGAAGGTGTTGATGGACATGGCCACCAAAGGCTTGCGTAAGCGCGTCCTCAAGGTGAAAAAGGGCGGTTAA
- a CDS encoding zinc-binding dehydrogenase, which yields MRAVVITRHGDPSVLQVQQRPDPPPPGPGQLRIDVRAAGVNFADHLARVGLYPDAPKLPAVVGYEVAGIVTAVGDGVNPSRVGERVLAGTRFGGYAEIVNVAAADSVTLPDAVSFEQGAAVPVNYATAWAGLHGYGSLRAGERVLIHAAAGGVGIAAIQFAKAAGAEIHGTASPGKHRKLTELGVDRAIDYRQDNWWKGLEPYDIVMDALGGTSLRRSYHLLRPGGRLVGYGISNMQEGEKRSLRRAAPHALAMLRGFNLIDQLSESKTVIGLNMLKLWDDRGTLEPWITPLNEALHDGTVSPIVHAAVPFAEAPEAHRILAARENIGKVVLVP from the coding sequence ATGCGCGCAGTCGTCATCACCAGGCACGGCGACCCATCGGTACTGCAGGTTCAGCAACGGCCGGACCCGCCGCCTCCGGGCCCGGGCCAGCTCCGGATCGATGTCCGGGCCGCCGGGGTCAACTTCGCCGACCACCTCGCCCGCGTTGGCCTGTATCCCGACGCACCCAAACTTCCGGCCGTCGTCGGATACGAAGTCGCCGGCATCGTGACCGCCGTCGGCGACGGCGTAAATCCGTCGCGTGTCGGTGAAAGAGTCTTGGCGGGAACACGTTTCGGCGGCTACGCGGAAATAGTCAACGTCGCCGCCGCGGACTCCGTGACGCTGCCCGACGCGGTGAGCTTCGAGCAGGGCGCCGCGGTCCCGGTGAATTACGCGACCGCGTGGGCCGGCCTGCACGGCTACGGGTCGCTGCGCGCCGGCGAGCGGGTGCTCATCCACGCCGCCGCCGGGGGTGTCGGCATCGCGGCCATCCAGTTCGCCAAGGCCGCCGGCGCCGAGATTCACGGCACCGCATCACCGGGTAAGCACCGCAAGCTCACCGAACTGGGGGTGGACCGTGCGATCGACTACCGCCAGGACAACTGGTGGAAGGGCCTGGAGCCCTACGACATCGTCATGGACGCCCTGGGTGGCACCTCGCTGCGCCGGTCCTATCATCTGCTGCGTCCCGGCGGACGGCTGGTGGGCTACGGGATCTCGAATATGCAAGAGGGCGAGAAGCGTTCGCTGCGCAGGGCCGCGCCACACGCCTTGGCGATGCTGCGCGGCTTCAACCTGATTGACCAACTCTCCGAGTCCAAGACCGTCATCGGGCTGAACATGCTCAAGTTGTGGGACGACCGGGGCACTCTGGAACCGTGGATCACTCCGCTGAATGAAGCGCTGCACGACGGTACGGTGTCGCCGATCGTGCACGCGGCGGTGCCCTTCGCCGAGGCGCCGGAAGCCCACCGGATCCTTGCGGCCCGGGAGAACATCGGCAAGGTCGTGCTGGTCCCCTGA
- a CDS encoding SRPBCC domain-containing protein, giving the protein MTERQAIEVDQFVAAAPEKVWRLLTEPQLLRLWWAEGDVAPIVGHEFSLDMPGYGRQPCKVLEVDPPHRFVYSFTESWTLAWRLETEGNGTRVFLSHTGFDLGDNRMADAFGRMGPGWREVVLPRMAEAIAVAG; this is encoded by the coding sequence ATGACGGAGCGGCAGGCTATCGAGGTAGACCAGTTCGTGGCCGCAGCGCCGGAGAAGGTGTGGCGGCTGCTGACCGAACCACAACTGCTGCGGCTGTGGTGGGCAGAGGGTGACGTGGCACCGATCGTGGGCCACGAATTCAGCCTCGACATGCCCGGCTACGGCAGGCAGCCGTGCAAGGTACTCGAGGTGGATCCGCCGCACCGCTTCGTCTACAGCTTCACCGAGTCCTGGACACTCGCCTGGCGCCTCGAGACAGAGGGTAATGGAACCCGGGTTTTCCTGTCGCACACAGGATTTGACCTCGGTGACAACAGGATGGCCGACGCTTTCGGTCGCATGGGACCGGGCTGGCGTGAGGTGGTTCTTCCCCGGATGGCCGAGGCCATCGCGGTAGCCGGCTGA
- a CDS encoding metalloregulator ArsR/SmtB family transcription factor produces the protein MANPDRICDRIFTALANPVRRKLLEILSCQSLSAGELSERFDLSRPAVAEHLKVLRDAGLVADEAQGRRRIYRLTAEPLAELGDWLHPFEKFWRARLAALAESAEELE, from the coding sequence GTGGCCAACCCCGATCGCATCTGTGATCGCATCTTCACTGCGTTGGCAAACCCGGTGCGTCGCAAGCTTCTTGAGATCTTGAGCTGCCAGTCCCTGTCCGCCGGAGAGCTCAGCGAACGGTTCGATCTCAGTCGGCCTGCCGTCGCCGAACATCTCAAGGTGTTGCGTGATGCCGGGTTGGTGGCCGACGAAGCGCAGGGCCGGCGGCGCATCTACCGGCTGACGGCGGAACCGCTGGCCGAACTCGGCGACTGGCTGCACCCGTTCGAGAAGTTCTGGCGGGCAAGGCTTGCCGCGCTCGCCGAGTCAGCAGAGGAGCTGGAATGA
- a CDS encoding PucR family transcriptional regulator, giving the protein MTDDAAAEDVHGCVVSIASRLQQQVNQISFAICTALVAEMPELCGEDRPFEMLDAGVAANLDTIFQALLHDVPVGETTVPGLAMDYARRLARHGVPVNTLVRAYRLGQRHMTELVFTELQSLQIEPTTRVAAIEAITTVVFEYVDWVSEHLVGAYESEHVQWLEHQNSIRAMRVRDLLGDDTTIAIDTASAAIDYPLHQQHLALIIWHATDDQLAQLQLFIDDLAAAVGTSARPLFAAVDRAGAWVWLPFESAPGQLTGQIRDYTNARPELLNIAMGALGSGVQGFRRSHRQAQRARAAALAGERRPQASRRVLVAATDPAVMAAALLSGSIGEVRGWVADVLGDLASATEDDAVLRETLRVFLHRGSTHEAAARELNVSFNDLRHRVERAVMRRGRPIDDRADVELALFVCHWYGSAVLQPA; this is encoded by the coding sequence GTGACCGACGACGCGGCAGCCGAAGACGTCCACGGCTGCGTCGTTTCGATCGCCTCCCGATTGCAGCAGCAGGTCAACCAGATCAGTTTCGCGATCTGCACGGCGCTCGTCGCCGAGATGCCGGAACTGTGCGGCGAGGACCGTCCGTTCGAGATGCTCGACGCCGGCGTCGCGGCCAATCTGGACACGATTTTCCAGGCGCTGCTGCACGATGTCCCGGTCGGGGAAACCACTGTCCCCGGGCTGGCCATGGACTACGCCCGCCGCCTCGCCCGCCACGGCGTCCCGGTGAACACACTGGTGCGCGCCTACCGACTCGGGCAGCGTCACATGACCGAGCTGGTGTTCACCGAATTGCAAAGCCTGCAGATCGAACCGACCACACGGGTGGCGGCGATCGAGGCGATCACCACCGTGGTCTTCGAGTACGTCGACTGGGTTTCCGAGCACCTGGTCGGGGCGTACGAAAGCGAGCACGTGCAATGGCTGGAGCATCAGAACAGCATCAGGGCGATGCGCGTGCGCGACCTGCTCGGCGACGACACCACCATCGCCATCGATACCGCCTCTGCCGCGATCGATTACCCCCTGCACCAACAACACCTGGCGCTCATCATCTGGCACGCGACGGACGATCAGTTGGCCCAGCTGCAACTGTTCATCGACGACTTGGCTGCGGCGGTGGGCACCTCGGCGAGACCACTCTTCGCCGCCGTCGACCGTGCCGGCGCCTGGGTCTGGCTGCCTTTCGAATCCGCACCCGGTCAACTCACCGGCCAGATCCGCGACTACACCAACGCGCGTCCGGAATTGCTGAACATCGCCATGGGCGCGTTGGGTTCCGGCGTTCAGGGTTTCCGGCGATCCCACCGTCAGGCGCAGCGTGCACGGGCAGCCGCGCTGGCAGGGGAGCGCCGGCCACAGGCGTCCAGGCGAGTGCTTGTCGCGGCTACCGATCCCGCGGTGATGGCGGCGGCGTTGTTGAGCGGCAGTATCGGCGAGGTCCGCGGCTGGGTGGCGGACGTGCTGGGGGATCTGGCGTCGGCCACCGAGGACGACGCGGTCCTGCGCGAGACATTGCGGGTGTTCCTGCACCGCGGCTCCACGCACGAAGCCGCGGCGCGGGAGCTCAATGTCAGTTTCAACGACCTGAGGCATCGGGTCGAGCGCGCGGTGATGCGCCGCGGCCGCCCGATAGATGATCGGGCCGACGTCGAACTAGCGTTGTTCGTCTGCCACTGGTATGGCTCGGCCGTGTTGCAGCCGGCCTGA
- a CDS encoding MBL fold metallo-hydrolase, with translation MYLNWERISDNVFRCRLTFCDVTVGLVCGQSATLLVDTGTTLEEARAVQADARRLSARPVSHVVLTHKHFDHVLGSSVFTGAEIYCAPEVADYLSSATDRLRADALAHGADAAAVDEAIAALRVPQYGISQQVIDLGGRSVTITHLGPGHTRSDLVVVVPGTRPGEPAVVFTGDLVEESADPAVDADSDLEAWPDTLDRLLAVGGPDAKFVPGHGQVVDAAFVLRQRDWLRTNA, from the coding sequence ATGTATCTCAATTGGGAAAGAATCAGCGACAACGTATTTCGATGCCGGCTGACCTTCTGCGACGTCACGGTCGGCCTGGTCTGCGGACAAAGCGCGACACTGCTCGTCGACACCGGAACCACGCTCGAAGAGGCCCGGGCCGTGCAGGCCGATGCCCGCCGGCTTTCCGCCCGGCCGGTGAGTCATGTTGTGTTGACCCACAAGCACTTCGACCATGTCCTGGGATCCTCGGTGTTCACCGGAGCCGAGATCTACTGTGCGCCAGAGGTTGCCGACTATCTGTCGTCGGCTACCGATCGGCTGCGGGCCGACGCGTTGGCGCATGGCGCCGACGCGGCGGCGGTTGACGAGGCGATTGCGGCCTTGCGGGTGCCGCAATACGGAATCTCGCAGCAGGTGATCGATCTCGGTGGCCGCTCGGTCACAATCACTCACCTGGGCCCGGGCCACACCCGATCGGATCTGGTCGTGGTGGTTCCCGGGACCCGGCCGGGTGAACCGGCCGTGGTGTTCACCGGCGACCTGGTGGAGGAGTCCGCTGACCCCGCGGTCGATGCCGATTCGGATTTGGAGGCGTGGCCGGACACCCTGGACCGGCTGTTGGCGGTCGGGGGACCCGACGCCAAGTTCGTGCCCGGTCACGGGCAGGTGGTCGACGCAGCGTTCGTCCTCCGTCAACGCGATTGGTTGCGGACGAACGCCTAG
- the aceA gene encoding isocitrate lyase ICL2: protein MAIAETDNAVQSPFEQEVAATQRYFESSRFKGITRLYTARQVVEQRGTIPTDYTVAREAAAAFFERLRELYAEQKSITTFGPYSPGQAVSMKRMGIEGIYLGGWATSAKGSTTEDPGPDLASYPLSQVPDDAAVLVRALLTADRNQEYQRLNMTERQRATATRYDFRPFIIADADTGHGGDPHVRNLIRRFVEVGVPGYHIEDQRPGTKKCGHQGGKVLVPSDEQIKRLNAARFQLDIMRVPGIIVARTDAEAANLIDSRGDERDQPFLLGATNLSIPSYKSCFLAMMRRFYDSGVEEINGHLLYALSDGEYAAANAWLDRQGILDLVADAINKWRDSGDLSIDDVYDEVESKFVAAWEDAAGVMTYGEAVAEKLEFGESEGEPSGMSPAEWREFAATASLYAARAKAKELGADASWDCELAKTPEGYYQIRGGIPYAIAKSLAAAPFADILWMETKTADLADARQFAEAIHAVFPDQMLAYNLSPSFNWDTTGMTDDEMRQFPVELGKMGFVFNFITYGGHQIDGVAAEEFATNLRQDGMLALARLQRKMRLVESPYRTPQTLVGGPRSDAALAASSGRTATTKSMGKGSTQHQHLVQTEVPKKLLEEWLALWSEHYQLGEKLRVTLRPRRAGSDVLELGIYGEGDEQLANVVVDPIKDRHGRSILQVRDQNTFAEKLRQKRLMTLIHLWLVHRFKADAVYYVTPTEDNQYQTEKMKSHGIFSEVYQEVGEIIVADVNKPRIEELLNPDRVALRKLVLKED from the coding sequence ATGGCCATCGCTGAAACGGACAACGCAGTCCAATCACCGTTCGAGCAGGAGGTCGCCGCCACCCAGCGGTACTTCGAGAGTTCGCGGTTCAAGGGCATCACCCGTCTCTATACCGCCCGGCAGGTCGTCGAGCAGCGCGGCACGATCCCGACCGACTACACGGTGGCACGCGAGGCGGCCGCCGCGTTCTTCGAGCGCCTGCGCGAGCTGTATGCCGAGCAGAAGAGCATCACCACCTTCGGCCCCTACTCACCGGGCCAGGCCGTGAGCATGAAGCGGATGGGTATCGAGGGGATCTACCTCGGCGGCTGGGCCACCTCCGCCAAGGGTTCCACCACCGAGGACCCGGGACCCGACCTGGCGAGCTATCCGCTCAGCCAGGTGCCCGACGATGCCGCCGTGCTGGTGCGTGCGCTGCTCACCGCCGACCGCAATCAGGAGTACCAGCGGCTCAACATGACTGAGCGGCAGCGGGCGACGGCCACCCGCTACGACTTCCGGCCGTTCATCATCGCCGATGCCGACACGGGCCACGGTGGTGATCCGCACGTGCGCAACCTGATTCGGCGTTTCGTCGAAGTCGGCGTGCCCGGATATCACATCGAAGATCAGCGCCCGGGCACCAAGAAGTGTGGACACCAGGGCGGCAAGGTTCTGGTGCCGTCGGACGAACAGATCAAGCGACTCAACGCCGCCCGCTTCCAGCTCGACATCATGCGGGTGCCCGGAATCATTGTGGCCCGCACCGACGCCGAAGCCGCGAACCTCATCGACAGCCGCGGCGACGAGCGCGACCAGCCGTTCCTGCTCGGTGCGACCAACCTGAGCATCCCGTCGTACAAGAGCTGTTTCCTGGCGATGATGCGACGCTTCTACGACTCGGGTGTCGAGGAGATCAACGGCCATCTGCTGTATGCGCTCAGCGACGGCGAATACGCGGCCGCCAATGCCTGGCTGGACCGCCAAGGCATTCTGGACCTCGTTGCCGACGCCATCAACAAGTGGCGCGACAGCGGAGACCTGTCGATCGACGACGTGTACGACGAGGTCGAGTCGAAGTTCGTCGCCGCCTGGGAGGACGCCGCCGGCGTGATGACCTACGGCGAAGCGGTGGCCGAGAAACTCGAGTTCGGTGAGAGCGAAGGCGAACCCTCCGGCATGAGCCCCGCGGAATGGCGGGAATTCGCCGCCACCGCATCGCTCTACGCCGCGCGGGCCAAGGCCAAGGAACTCGGCGCCGACGCCAGCTGGGATTGCGAGCTGGCCAAGACTCCCGAGGGCTATTACCAGATCCGCGGCGGCATTCCCTACGCGATCGCCAAGTCCCTGGCCGCCGCGCCCTTTGCCGACATCCTCTGGATGGAGACCAAGACCGCCGACCTGGCCGACGCGCGCCAGTTCGCCGAGGCGATCCATGCCGTGTTCCCCGATCAGATGCTCGCCTACAACCTCTCGCCGTCGTTCAACTGGGACACCACCGGGATGACCGACGACGAGATGCGGCAGTTCCCGGTCGAGCTCGGCAAAATGGGCTTCGTCTTCAACTTCATCACCTACGGCGGGCACCAGATCGACGGCGTCGCGGCCGAGGAGTTCGCGACCAACCTCAGGCAGGACGGCATGCTGGCACTGGCCCGCCTACAGCGCAAGATGCGTCTGGTCGAGTCGCCCTACCGCACCCCGCAGACGCTGGTCGGCGGACCGCGCAGCGACGCGGCGCTGGCTGCGTCATCGGGTCGCACGGCGACGACGAAGTCCATGGGCAAGGGCTCCACCCAACACCAGCACTTGGTGCAGACCGAGGTGCCCAAGAAGCTGCTGGAGGAGTGGCTGGCGCTGTGGAGCGAGCACTACCAGCTGGGCGAGAAGTTGCGGGTCACCCTGCGGCCCCGCCGCGCCGGCTCGGACGTGCTGGAGCTGGGGATCTATGGCGAGGGCGACGAGCAGTTGGCCAATGTTGTCGTCGACCCGATCAAGGACCGGCATGGCCGCAGCATCCTGCAGGTGCGCGACCAGAACACCTTCGCTGAGAAGCTGCGGCAGAAGCGGCTGATGACCCTGATCCATCTCTGGCTGGTGCACCGGTTCAAGGCTGACGCCGTGTATTACGTGACGCCGACCGAGGACAATCAGTACCAGACCGAGAAGATGAAGTCGCACGGCATCTTCAGCGAGGTCTACCAGGAGGTCGGGGAGATCATCGTCGCCGACGTCAACAAGCCGCGCATCGAGGAGCTGCTGAACCCGGATCGGGTGGCGCTGCGGAAGCTGGTCCTCAAAGAGGACTGA